In the genome of Botrytis cinerea B05.10 chromosome 13, complete sequence, one region contains:
- the Bcsen54 gene encoding Bcsen54 — protein MADMDEDAPINSLHNQPNDDNEEGDETQDFRLLASLSSKTGSLPKRGEKDFEPHGTQQQDSVLAASRQAMHDALDHTRFHLPKAHVRAFYYGEGVGKELERDELVGEEWRKGLEPDHVVVVEGPRGPHFRTIGRANEGKHKSSLWLLPEEALYLVERGNLDLWWPNKSSYNGIEDGETEKAEQSENEDDGAPMSLQAAYAMLIGLDGERGKISLERYNVYANLKRNGYVVMRGPDWDPNIPTKSFEHGPIPGESKGMFTWLYDLFAKDITHSPYGPLVKPGLYRSYDSIYRQMAVIPRYKPSPLPDISTQPPSHPFRVCFHIWKPSSIPTFAKTNPGLPDFRIAIVDARETFVPTLPEVVSLFESSPWDPPGKTMEGPNKMYHRIRHGYRNVILAVNDQGIISYLRIGDCAFGEEKLYERFDEGNSRGNKRGGRRGRGGGRGRGRGRGGK, from the coding sequence ATGGCAGATATGGATGAAGACGCACCCATCAATTCCCTCCATAATCAACCAAATGACGATAATGAAGAAGGTGACGAGACCCAAGATTTTCGACTTCTCGCATCCCTTAGCTCAAAGACAGGCTCACTTCCTAAACGTGGAGAGAAAGATTTCGAGCCTCATGGTACACAACAACAAGATAGTGTATTAGCTGCATCGAGGCAGGCAATGCATGATGCATTGGATCATACAAGATTTCATCTGCCAAAAGCACATGTGAGGGCTTTCTATTATGGGGAAGGAGTAGGAAAGGAACTGGAGAGAGATGAACTTGTGGGAGAGGAATGGAGGAAAGGCTTAGAGCCAGATCATGTCGTTGTAGTAGAAGGGCCTAGAGGACCACATTTCAGAACAATTGGTAGGGCAAATGAAGGGAAGCACAAGAGTAGTTTGTGGTTGTTACCTGAGGAAGCTCTGTACTTGGTTGAGCGGGGAAATTTGGATTTGTGGTGGCCGAATAAATCTTCTTACAATGGAATTGAAGACGGGGAAACTGAGAAGGCAGAACAATCGGAAAACGAAGATGACGGTGCACCAATGAGTTTACAAGCTGCGTATGCTATGCTTATTGGTCTggatggggagagaggaaaaatCAGTTTGGAAAGATACAATGTCTATGCCAAtctgaaaagaaatggatatgtCGTTATGAGAGGTCCAGATTGGGACCCAAACATTCCCACTAAATCCTTTGAGCACGGGCCCATACCTGGAGAGTCGAAAGGCATGTTCACTTGGCTTTACGATCTTTTTGCTAAAGACATCACACATTCCCCATATGGTCCACTGGTCAAGCCAGGCTTATACAGATCTTACGATTCTATCTATCGCCAAATGGCCGTGATACCCCGATACAAGCCTTCTCCACTGCCAGATATATCGACACAGCCTCCGTCTCACCCATTCCGTGTTTGTTTCCACATCTGGAAACCCAGTAGTATTCCTACATTCGCGAAAACCAACCCAGGTCTTCCAGATTTCCGCATAGCCATCGTGGACGCGAGAGAAACTTTCGTTCCTACATTACCGGAGGTTGTATCATTATTCGAAAGCTCACCGTGGGATCCACCAGGAAAAACCATGGAGGGCCCAAATAAAATGTATCATAGAATCAGACATGGATACAGGAATGTTATCTTGGCTGTCAATGATCAGGGAATAATTAGCTACCTGAGGATAGGAGATTGTGCATTCGGGGAAGAAAAGTTGTACGAAAGATTTGATGAGGGCAATTCACGAGGCAACAAGAGGGGTGGAAGGCGTGGTAGAGGCGGTGGGAGAGGTAGGGGCAGAGGTAGGGGTGgcaaataa